Within Caldalkalibacillus salinus, the genomic segment TTTTCCGCCTGTTCTGCTGCTTTGAGGGATGTATGTACCATCGCACCATAAGTGACGATTGTCACATCACTTCCTTCACGCACAACATTGGCTTTACCTAGAGGAATTGTATATTCTCCTTCAGGTACCTCACCACGGAACGAGCGATATAGTTTCATATGCTCAAGGAAGACAACCGGATCGTTGTCTCTGATCGCCGAAACGAGCAACCCTTTTGCATCATAAGGGTTAGATGGGATGACAACCTTTAGTCCTGGAGATTGTGCCATCAAACCTTCTAAGCTATCTGCGTGTAGTTCAGGCGTTTTTACGCCTCCACCAAACGGTGCACGGAACACAACCGGGCTATTGTAACGTCCTCCAGAACGGTAACGCATACGCGCTGCTTGGCCAACGATAGAGTCCATGACTTCAAAAACAAATCCGAAGAATTGAATTTCTGCGACTGGACGGTAGCCAGTGAGACCGAGACCGATCGCTAAACCGCCAATACCTGACTCCGCTAACGGAGTATCAAACACTCTTTCTTCACCAAATTCTTTTTGAAGCCCGTCTGTGGCACGAAACACGCCGCCGTTATGACCAACGTCTTCACCAAAGACAAGCACACTCGGGTCATTTTCTAACTCGACTTTCATTGCATCTGTGATTGCTTGTATCATCGTCATTTGTGCCATCTTCTATTCCTCCGTTCCAAACCATTCTTTCTGTTCTTCAAGATGATCAGGTGTCTTTTCAAACATCGTGTCGATTAAACCAGGAACTGTCATTTTCTCGATCTCATCAGCTTTCTTAATTGCAGCCGAGATGTCTTCTTTCGCTTCTTCCATCACCTTGTTCTCATCTTCTTCAGACCAGATACCTTTGGCTTCTAGATATTTTCTAAAGCGGACAATTGGATCGTTGTTCTCCCATTCAGTTGCTTCTTCATTGGTACGGTATCTCGTTGGGTCATCTCCAGCCATCGTATGTGGACCATAACGATAAGTTAAGCTCTCGATTAGGGCTGGACCTTCACCGTTACGTGCTTTTTCCGCTACTTTATTGGCAACAGCGTATACGGCAAGCACATCCATACCGTCTACTTGATACCCTGGGATACCAGCAGCTACTGCTTTTTGAGCTAGTGTGTCAGCTGCCGTTTGCTTCTCAATAGGGACCGAGATCGCATAACGGTTATTTTGAACAATAAAAATAGCTGGTGCTTGATAAGCTCCCGCAAAGTTAACACCTTCGTAGAAGTCCCCTTGAGATGTACCTCCGTCACCTATGTACGTTAGGGCTACTCTTTTTTCTCCGTTAAGCTTAAATCCATACGCTACACCCGTTGTTTGAATGATTTGGGCCCCGATGATGATTTGTGGCATCAATACATTCACATCTTCTGGGATCTTCCCGCCCGTCTGATGTCCTCTAGAGTATAGGAATGCTTGATATAACGGAAGACCGTGCCATACGATTTGAGGTATAT encodes:
- a CDS encoding alpha-ketoacid dehydrogenase subunit beta, with amino-acid sequence MAQMTMIQAITDAMKVELENDPSVLVFGEDVGHNGGVFRATDGLQKEFGEERVFDTPLAESGIGGLAIGLGLTGYRPVAEIQFFGFVFEVMDSIVGQAARMRYRSGGRYNSPVVFRAPFGGGVKTPELHADSLEGLMAQSPGLKVVIPSNPYDAKGLLVSAIRDNDPVVFLEHMKLYRSFRGEVPEGEYTIPLGKANVVREGSDVTIVTYGAMVHTSLKAAEQAEKERGVSVEVIDLRTVSPIDIDTVVESIKKTNRAIVVQEAQNKAGVAPEIITQINEKAILHLEAPVLRVTAPDTVFAFAAIEDEWLPDPKRVNKAINEVLDF
- the pdhA gene encoding pyruvate dehydrogenase (acetyl-transferring) E1 component subunit alpha produces the protein MSTNLEAIRAEEQETIQVLDPDGNIVSKDLEPDLSDDQLREIMTRMVYTRVWDQRAISLNRQGRLGFYAPVAGQEATMIGSHFAMNKEDFLLPSYRDIPQIVWHGLPLYQAFLYSRGHQTGGKIPEDVNVLMPQIIIGAQIIQTTGVAYGFKLNGEKRVALTYIGDGGTSQGDFYEGVNFAGAYQAPAIFIVQNNRYAISVPIEKQTAADTLAQKAVAAGIPGYQVDGMDVLAVYAVANKVAEKARNGEGPALIESLTYRYGPHTMAGDDPTRYRTNEEATEWENNDPIVRFRKYLEAKGIWSEEDENKVMEEAKEDISAAIKKADEIEKMTVPGLIDTMFEKTPDHLEEQKEWFGTEE